The Zingiber officinale cultivar Zhangliang chromosome 2A, Zo_v1.1, whole genome shotgun sequence genomic sequence tttgggacaaatttccatgttcgttgcaaaatttaattttttaaaaaatcaaaataaatatgtcCAAAATGCgaaagatggacctagagagctccgaatcACATGACATAAGTTCCTATGGATTCATATCGATCTCCTGATTATAATGATGATCTCAAAtatctaataaaattttttaatcataataataattaGATGGAGTTTATAAATCGTTTGACTTAGGGAAAAAAGAGctagagtttgaaaatgataaagtgattttgatatccaaaaatcgctcacctaaatatattttgaagaaaaaaatatttgaggtcatcattATGATCAGGAGATAGATACGAAGCTATAGAAACTTGTTGCATGTgattcggagctctctaggttcatcTTCCGTATTTTggacgcatttattttgatttttgaaaattttaaattttacgaTGAACTTAGAAATTCGTCTCAAATTTGGAATAAAATTCTAGGTTCATCACAAATTAGGcacgaatttcaaaattcattccattttttttatttatacttttaaaaaatGGAAGTTGACCCTATAGAGCTCGGAATGATACAAAATAAGTTTTTATGGGTTCGAATCATTCTCTTGATATTACTAATAGGcgtaaacataatttttaaccaatacaccgatgtttataatttttgttataaaaatttaatatttattagtcATTTAGggtaaaaaatttaaatacatcagtatatttgttaaaaattatctttgagcTCATTAATAAGATCAGGAGAATGATTCGAACCGATAAAAACTTGTTTTgtgtcattctgagctctctaaggTCAACTTCCATTTTTTAAAAGTATAACTAAAAAAAATGTGGGGcaaattttgaaatttgtctCTAATTTGAGACGAACCTAGAATTTCGTcctaaatttgggatgaatttccaTATTCgttgtaaaatttaaatttttcagaAGATGGACTTGGAGAGCTCCGAATCATATAAAACAAGTTCCTATGAATTTGTATCAATCTCCTTATCATAATGATGACCACAAAtatctaataaaattttttattcataATAATAATTAGATGGCGTTTATAAATCGTATGACTTAGGGAAAAAGAGCTAGAGTTTGAAAATGGTAAAGTAattttgatatccaaaaatcactcacctaaatatattttgtataaaaaaaaatatttgaggtcattaTTATCGATATGAAGCCATAGGAACTTGTTGCACATgattcagagctctctaggtccatcttccATATTTTggacgcatttattttgatttttttgaaaattttaaattttgcaatgaacttggaaattcgtcccaaatttgggacaaaattccAGGTTCGTcacaaattagggacgaattccaaaattcatcccaaatttttttttagttatacTTTTATAAAATGGAATatgaccctagagagctcggaataacatgaaacaagtttttatgggtTCGTATCATTCTCCTGATCTTACTAATGTactcaaacataatttttaactaaTATACTGGCATTTATAAATTTGTTATCCTGAatgaataataaatattaaattcttgttccaaaaatttataaacgtcgGTGTATTAGTAGAAAATTATGTTTGAGCCCATTAGTAAGATTAGAAGAATGAGacgaactcatagaaacttgtttagTATCATTTTGAGCTCTTTAGGGTTATCTTCCATTTTTTAAAAGtataactttgaaaaaaaatttgggacgaattagGAATTTCGTCCGAAATTGTGACGAATTTAGCGATGAACATATATTCGTTGCCAATTAGCGATGAATCCAGAGATTTGTCGCAAAAATTGCTTTGTTTATGTCAGCTTCTACGATGAAGAAATTTTTTTGTCAcagattttataaaatttccaataaattttatatttcgaCGTTGATTGGGAACGAATTCTGCGATGAAAATATATTTGTTGCTAATTTGTGACAAATGTATTTCGTTGCTATTTTCATTGCTAATGTGATATGAATTAGGTTTTTGTTGCAAAATCCGTCGCAAATTTGCAACTAATAATATTCGTCCCAAATGTTCGTCCCTAAATTGTTGTTTTTTGTATTGCACTTTTCTTATTTCCACGGCTAATTTTTCCATTTTGAGACGAATTAATTAAACCTCTCCCAAGGGTGCGGCCATTGTGCTCATCAACCCACTCAATCCTCTCAGCCCCGCCGATCGGAAGCCCTGCTCAATCCTCTATTCCTTTTTGCTCGGCCCTGCCGACCGAATACTCTGTTCCTTCCTGCTCAACTCCGTCAATCGAATAATCCCGCCTATAGGACACTCACCTCATTCCTGTTGATCCGACAATGCTTCACTTAATAGGTCATGCCCTTCAACCCAACTATCTCAATGTTAGGTGGCTGGCATAGCATATAGGGTAGCACATGGACTAGCGTAGCTTGTGGAATAGACTAGCATAGTTCATGGGGTAGCTCATGAGTTGTCAGAACATATGGAGCAATATGGTTGATATAACGTGACCCCATATGATATTCTACAAATATAGAACGTGGGCGACATGACCATATGATACATTGGCGATATGATGATGGGACACTTTCTTTACTAGGATATGATGCCAAATTAATGAGGAGAGTAAAGGatgaaaaagaatttatatatctccacaatagtatgatattatccactttgggtctaaaccctcatggttttgctattGGGCTCTATccaagagtaaaatcatgagggcttaagcccaaagtggataatatcatacaattatgaagatatctaaattttttcgatccttcaattggtatcacaGCAAGGGcgctcttcaccggactaaccgtaagaagaagcacgagccagagccatgatccaagatcaaACCATGTGGGTAAAACTTTAAACAAAGTAGGGAATGCCCGTAGTAGGTTAGTGATATGATGCTTaaggggaggccctgagcaggtcaagagtgatccgATACTCAAGGGGAGGCCTTGAGCAGGTTAAGAGTGACCCAATACTTGAAGGGggaccctgtggtcctttgtttgagggggattgttgtttgcaaggttgcaaatatagtcttaCATTGAAAATACAcgagaaagatcatgagtttataaggaaaaaatatctccattggtatgaggttttgggtagagctcaaaaACAAAACTATGAGAACTTAagtccaaagtgaacaatatcatactcTATCTGAATTCTTTTGGTCATAACAAAGAGAAACATTATTCCTCCTTTAACATTGTATGCTTACATATCTATGCAAACACATTTACAAACCACTTCTTCTCATTACTGTTTTCTTCTCCACCTCCCTTGCTAtagacttgacttgagcgtcgagaTGCACGAAATAAGACACCTCGACCTTCATTTTAACTCTCTCTTCCTTTCTCGGTCACTCTTGGTGATCTAGCTCcctctttctttctcttcttggacTATTCGACTGTTAACTAGAAGAGAGTGCACTGGTTGCTCAGCCATCAACTATCTCAAGTTGGAACATTTGTAATATTATTTCTTATTATAACTTGAGCTCTTAGGGCATTCATAGCGGTTACAACCTATTGAGAGTTCCCATCCTTCGTTGCCGCGTCTGCGCctcatcaaaagttaaaaacctcATACCTCTTTCCACTATCAAAAACCCTCTCAACAACTCCTTCATGGGTTccacacttttcattatatataattctcatttctcttcattatttatctttttataattattaaaataaaaataatatatataaaaaataaaaaaaaacacgaaGAAGTGGCTCCGTAACCACGGAGCCGCTTCTTCGTGTAAAGGGAAAAACCTCCCTCCACTATGGGAGGGAGGTTTTTCCCTGATGCCACATCACAGAGAGCTCTCACTATGGATGATCTTATGTTCTTACTTATTCTCTAagtattttatcaatttttttatagtTCAGGTAACACTTATGATctgattaattttataaaaaaaatttataattcaaGTAACACTTATGATctgattaattttataaaaataatttattagtcaTCAACGTAAATCAAAAAGTATCAATGAATCCTCAATGTTACGAAGAATTGCATGCTCCTCTTGTTTTTTTATTGAATCTTATTATCTAAAAGCATCTATAGTGGAAGCTCCATGACGTGACTTCAGTGAAGTGAAGGAGTGGAGGGAGCTCCTTCGCGTAATTATGAGGAAATAACTCCGTGTTCATGGAGCcactttttcattatttttttaaacttttttttattaaataattttatttctgatttaaaaataaaattattaaaatattaaaaaataatttataattttattaaaatttaattatatataattgtAGAATAGAAAtgtgagaaaaatatatataatgaaaaatgtGGAATCCATGAAGGAGTTGTTAAAAAGTTTTTTGATAGTGAAAAGATATGtgaaattttttacttttgacgTGATGTATATGTGACAGCGAAAGAACTCATAGAGAGATTCTATGATTTTGGATACCCTAAGAGCATCTATAGTGAAGAGTTTTCACTATGATATGAATGCTATGAAGGAGCTCCCTTCCATCATTGATTTCAAAGAAATGGCTCTAAGAGCCCGAGCCGcttcttcatgtttttttattaaatattttttttatttctatttaaacaaataaaaataataaaatatttataaaaaaatgttAGGTAACATTATTTCGttgttaatttataaatttaaattttataaaaactcaattatatataatttaaaatataaaagaaataaaaaatatatataataaaaaatactaGATCAATGAATTATtgagaagtttttttttataatggaaagataattatttttttacttttaatgtAACATAAATATACAACAAAGGATCTAGATTTTACTAACTATGGATACTTGAGGAATCCTCGCACCGACTCCTATCACAAAATAGCCTCGCGCTTTGAGTCCTTTACCATTACACCGTACTctcgatttaaaaaaaataaaataaaataataataataataataatcaggtTAAATAATTGAGTCTCGGATGATCGATTCGGctctataaaaatttttcatcgatcatcaaaataaatcgaGAAACACTCGTAGCGGATAGTCCAAGAGTTCAGCATCGTTTAATTGCATACTCTATTTggagaaaattttttataaattcatcATAACTAAGACTCGAACTACGAATATCCGAATAATAATCCCTATCATTAGATCATAATCCCAAGGAAGTACCCTCGAGTACACCAGAAAAATAAGAAACCTTCCGGATAGTATAGTGATAGTGATTAAGTCCacactattattgaattaatgcTGCTGTAGCCAAAGTTGTGAATAAAAATGAAGACACGTACAATTTTGATATAAAAATTACAAATGAAAATGAGTGATatcatattaaattaattaaatgcgtgatctagttaattaaattatactaaaattaaatgataacGCCTGCCAATTAACCACTTTAGTTTGGCCCCacgtctatttttttattttaacattttGAGAGGAAGCGACGAATTAATTAAATCGCGACAAATTAATTAAATCACGCTGTTAATTCTAGTTAGCTTAGCCATTAACCCAACGTTAACCCAACAGTCAAACCGGAGCTCAATAAGACGGGAGGCAGCGAGGGACGGAGAGAGCACCAAAACTTAAACGATCCTTCTCGTTCCACTCTGAAGTAAACAGGCAGCCGCTGTGGCAATGGGGAGGAGCTGGATCGCCGCCGGCAAGTTCCTCTTGCTCGATTACGCCGACCTCGCGGTGTCgttctccttctttttcttctttggctGGTTCGCCCGCCTCTTCAGGCGGGGGCGGCGCGACCGGATGCCACTGAACTGGCCGGTCGTCGGCATGCTCCCCGGTGCGCTCCTCAACCTCCACCGCGTCCACGACTGGGCGGTTAAGCTCCACCGCCGCGTCGGCTACACCTTCTGGTTCCGGGGACCCTGGTTCTTGGGCATGGACTACCTCTGCACCGCCGACCCCGCCAACGTCCACCACATCTTCGGCCTCAACTTCTCCAACTACCCCAAGGGCTCGGAGTTTGCGGAGATCTTCGACATCCTCGGCGACGGCATCTTCAACTCCGACGGCGAGGCTTGGAAGGCGCAGCGCAGCCGCGCTCACGCCGTCGTGTCGAGCCGCCCGTTCCGCGCCTTCGTCGCCGACTCGATCCGGGAGAAGGTGGCCGCCGACCTCCTTCCTCTCGCCGCCGGGTTCGCCGAGCGCGGCGCCGTCTTGGACCTGCAGGACTTCTTCCTGCGGCTGACCTTCGACGCGACGTGCACCTTTGTGTTCGGCGTCGACCCGCGCTGCCTCTCCGCCGGGTTCCCGACGGTCCCCTTCGCGCGGGCGATCGACGACGCCATGGGCGCCATCTTCCTCCGCCACGCCGCGCCGCGGGCGTGGTGGAAGCTCATGAAGCGCCTGAACGTCGGGGAAGAGAAGAAGCTCGCCGCCGCTCGCGAGGAAATCGATCGTTTCATCAATCAAACTTTAACGGAAAAAAGGATCGACAAGGGCAGCATGAATCTCGCCGAGAAAGCTGATCTGCTCTCATCGTACATCATCAACAACAGTATTAATGAAGGCGACGGCGGTGACTCCGACGACTGGACGTCGACGAAGTTCCTAAGGGACACGGCGCTCAATTTCATGCTCGCCGGAAGGGACACGACGGGCACGGCGATCACGTGGTTCTTCTGGATGCTGTCGGAGAACCCCGAGGTGGAATCCAAGATTCTCGAGGAACTGAAGGAGTTGCGCCGGAGCTCCGACGACGCCGACGACGACTTGGTCGTGTTCGACGCCGAGGAGGTGGGGAAACTGGTGTACCTGCACGCGGCGCTGTGCGAGACGCTGAGGCTCTATCCGTCCGTGCCGTTCGAGCACAAGTCGGCGCTGCGCGACGACGTGCTGCCCAGCGGCCACAAGGTGGCGGCCGGGACGAAGGTGCTGGATACAtgctctaattaattaattaatataattaatataattattaatcattattccaaaaattaaatcaattcatATATGGATGGTATGATTTGGACAGGTGCTGCTGTCAGCGTATACCCTGGGGAGGCTGGAGGGAGTGTGGGGCGAGGACAGCGCGGAGTTCCGGCCGGAGCGGTGGATCTCGGAGAAGGGGAAGGTGAAGCACGAGCCTACTTACAAGTTCTTATCGTTCAACTCGGGCGCCAGGACGTGCCTGGGGAAGGAGGTGGCGTTCGTGCAGATGAAGACGGTGGCGGCGGCCATGGTGTACAACTTCCAGGTGCAGGTGGTGGAGGGCGCCGCCGCCGGCGAGCCCAAGCTCTCCATCATTCTGCAGATGAAGGGTGGACTGCCGGTGAAGCTCAAGAGGAGGACAATGAATTAATAGAACCCGTCCCCTGAAAGCGTATGACTGGGACGTTAATTTATTGATCGTATTTAAGGATTGGCAAGTTTGTGGAAGTATAATTATTACTACgtacaataaaaaaaatgtaatatgTGTTAATTAATATTTAAGCTTCATGTATGTGTATGgtaatattgtttttaaaataagatAATCGAGATATATACATCATAGAGGACACATATTACGGGTATAATGTAATAtataagttaatttaatattataattatcattaggtattttaaaatttattgtgAGAATTATGAGAAAGTacataatatttatataaaataattaaagaaaattattaataaattttaaaattatttttaatgagaaatgtaaaaaaaaattaaaataattttattttgagtcCATCccgattaattaataaataatctagatttttaataaaataaaatatatatatatacttctatTAAACCTTTCAAAACTTTCTTTTATAATATCTACTCATTCATTATTCAGATTAAAGTTGTTCGACTGCGACAGTTGGCCTTCTCGTGGAGGAGAAAGTGACAGCAATTCCCTAAGCGATGAAAGTGCACAACTTCCTGTTTTGTTGGACATTAATGCGCGCATTATTTGAGAATGacaacaaatttattttaatacacCCATCatccatgttttttttttaaagatctcCCTATCTTTACATGACGTAATGCATActatttttatataataattagGGATTAATTTTTATGAACTGATAATCTAAAATTTATCCTATTATATGCGTATTTATTTGCTTTTATATTTATGGGATCAGTATTAAAGGACCGTTAAAATGACAAAACTATCTTTTCTCAATtacttttgaaattttaaaagtaataagTTTTTATTTAGACAGTATCAACCGAATGATTTTCTAAagacttttcaaattttaaaagtttttatttaGACATTATGAACTCTAAAGATTTCCGAAGGTCTGCTCGACTTTTAAAGATAATACTTTTTTTTATTTAGGCAGTATCGACCCTACATATTTTCCAAAGACTTTTGGAATTTAAaggtaataattttttatttaggtaTTAGCATGAGTGATGTTTGTCAAAAATGAAACGCTTTATGTAGAATGAttttgttagattatataatttatattatattatttattagaattatttgtttataattttaaaggtaatttaattttttattttttcagtttaatatttagatttagttttttattttttcagtttaggttttagatttttttttataattaattatataaaggtcttgtactctttatttcttaatgaattttggattcaataatatgattaattttttcttctcttaatttctacatggtatcagagtaaaGTTGTCCttctctgacctaattttttCTATCGTCCATGTTATTGCTTTATGTTATCGTTGTCGTCTCCTACTGCCTTTATTGATTTTGACGCTGACATCTATTTTTCTGTCTTGTTGCTGTTGATTTCGGCGTCGGCATCTATTTTCTGTCGATTTTTGCGCCAACGTCCTATCCTATTGATTTCGGTGTCGACACTATTTTCTGATGATTTCGGTGCCGACACTATTTTCTGTCGATTTCGACACCGACGTCCTGTGCTGGCAATTTCGACGTCAACGCTTTGTGCTACTGATTTATACATTTGACATCCTTTTCTGCCTCAGATTCTTTGTGTGACCACGGGTCGTTCTGACATCAGTTTTTGCTGATCATACAAATGtgtatccttacagtttggttattTTGAGAATTATTCGTTTTGTCATCATGCCTGGTCATGTAGATGCTTCATGAAAAtttgattcatatatgtttgagcagtttcaacagttccttggTTCACAACCCTCTGCCAATTATCtctttatctcttactaatgtttattatattccgagtcttactttaaatcttgtttctgctagtcaattatgtgagtctggatacctagtctctttttcttcatccaattgttatgttcaggatCCGCAATCTCAGAAGTTGATTGGGACAGACTATAAGCAAGGAGGACTCTATGatttagatcaactcaaattactaaaagttgtagcttcgagtgtggatttatcgtcttttcatctgagtcgttcatcttctgatttttatttgtgacactctcgtttaggtcatgtttcagcgcCTCGTTTGCATTTTTAGCCTCTACAGGAGCATTCAGACTTTTAAAAAGTTATGATATTTCTGATtatagtggttgtaaactggctAAATTTTCTGCCTtatcattttctaaaagtctttctttttcttctgcttcatttgatcttatccattctgatgtgtatggaccctctcctattcctacaaaagggggGGTCAAGGTattgtaagaccgataggttcgatagaggggggggtgaatatcgattcgaaaatatagagtattagcgcagcagaaaagtaaagtagacacagttgttttttacttcgttcggagcctgtgacgactcctactcgaaggcacgtggtccttgaccactttcgttgggcaatcactagcaattcgataataattacaaaatgaatacaggaaatgcttaatgaaacaaagtaataccgacaagaaaattaaccaaaaacgaagaagcactttgtcggagctttgttagcgtcagAACGTAGAGCAAGGACCAGAATGAAAGTTCTCAGAGATGATTGATTCAAGCTTCACCGAGGCTTTTTATATGTCATCCCGGCGCCTGATCCTTCCGGTGCACGAATGTGacgagctgcacaaaccatgatgctccacgtggcgacgactctggatgaaatttgccttccgcccggacctccgggcgcccggacccccggacccctcttctccggaAAGTCCTTCtccgcaagaaaaggttagtccgaggcaaatgtaccctgcaacaaaaggttagcacagttttatagatgagaaaagtatgacttagattccatcttttcgAGActaatctagtcacgatctcgacttagatatccgaaatggatctaagcggatcgacgcTAATGTCCCTTCCGGAACGCCCTCACTACCCTCCGTGACTTACTCACTTATCGGGACGTCCGGCCACcccgacccgtctggacttcgcatccggcccgtcgacccgcttggactttcgCCAACTAtccgtcagcccgtcgacctagtggacttctcgccactatccggtcagcccgtcgacctagtggacttctcgccaagcgtccggccagCCGTCGACCCGCTTGACTTCTCGCCACCATCCGGTCAGCTCattgacctaactggacttttcccgcacacttgataaaagtctcgacacaacaacaaacctaacttaaaccgatttgtcattcatcaaaacctgagttagaccgttagtgctaaccgcaccaacaatctccccctttttgatggaatgacaacctggttaagttagtgaaaaaaatatgcaagaatcaagcatgatttttaaggtttaagttagtttttttttaagtttgcattaagttgctctaacttaaccaacctaaccctccccctttggcatacatcaaaaaccgAGGGTAAACAAATATAGTGAgaattactgaaaacaataagactttgaaaaataactgagtttttaaatccaagaaaagatcagattaactttgaaatgctacttaaacataagttttcaaaaccgaaattccaaaactaagtttgaaaggtCTATTTtccaaaactaattgaaatttatttttcaacactaggtgtttaagattcaattttcaaaatcaaggaaactAATATTGAGAAAGCtcaatttatctttcaaattaagtaagattaagattaaatctttacttttagttttcaagggTGTATTGGTAAacgtaaaaaatatatttttcaaaatcaaatttttcaaagtttaaaaatattagattcaaaatcatggtttaaaatacttgaaaggtTAAACAAATTTTGTGAGtttaaaattttcacaattttaaacagattattaaactttgattttcaaaattaagtttaaaactcaatttggaaaactaaatagttatatttctccccctgaatttgatacctatCTTCAaccagttgtctaaccaattatgCTAACTACCTACCGACCGTTAGTTGTTCCAACTATGGTTAGAGGTAAAATTAATTACACGATGTTGACTTGGTGATGATTACTTAATCgattaatatttgattaatttaacgTCAGAAACTAATGAataataagcatcttaagtccagacagatggcctatgcatctcacccctttctatgtttgtcaaacacaagcaaggtaatcctagggtgttggtgagatgatcAAGAActcaacctatgggtacatgctttctaaggatgtaaacctagtctaaggccaaaactgtttttgaaagtctaaaaatggaaattttgaaagcacacaagtttagcctataagttgataaaatcatttttgaaaggatttttgaaatttcctagtctattgagcacatccctaattgtcgtcgtaagttgctaaattcactttcagggagtggttttgtaaaaatgtcagctaaatttgatttagactcaatgtacttgagttcaatatcacctttagtaacatgatccctgatgaagtgatgcctaacttcaatatgtttggttcttgaatgatgtacaggattcttggttaagttaatcgaacttatattatcaattaatacttttacatttgtgatatttaagttgaaatcttttagagtatgcatcatccataatatttgtgcaacacactcgcctatagctatgtattctgactcagttgtagatagtgcaacatagtgttgctttctactaaaccagctgacaagggatggaccaagtagttggcatccaccacttgtgcttttgcggtctaatttgcatccagcataatctgaatcagaatatcctattaattcaaagttgttggtcctaggataccaaatacctacatttgtggttccctttaggtatctaaagattcttttgacttgagtcaaatgagattctttagcacaggtttggtatcgagcacacatactaaccgcaaataaaatatcaggtctgcttgcagttaagtaaagtagactacctatcgcgctccgataatgttttaagtctactgattttccattaggatcctcatctaggatt encodes the following:
- the LOC122040541 gene encoding noroxomaritidine synthase-like, whose amino-acid sequence is MGRSWIAAGKFLLLDYADLAVSFSFFFFFGWFARLFRRGRRDRMPLNWPVVGMLPGALLNLHRVHDWAVKLHRRVGYTFWFRGPWFLGMDYLCTADPANVHHIFGLNFSNYPKGSEFAEIFDILGDGIFNSDGEAWKAQRSRAHAVVSSRPFRAFVADSIREKVAADLLPLAAGFAERGAVLDLQDFFLRLTFDATCTFVFGVDPRCLSAGFPTVPFARAIDDAMGAIFLRHAAPRAWWKLMKRLNVGEEKKLAAAREEIDRFINQTLTEKRIDKGSMNLAEKADLLSSYIINNSINEGDGGDSDDWTSTKFLRDTALNFMLAGRDTTGTAITWFFWMLSENPEVESKILEELKELRRSSDDADDDLVVFDAEEVGKLVYLHAALCETLRLYPSVPFEHKSALRDDVLPSGHKVAAGTKVLLSAYTLGRLEGVWGEDSAEFRPERWISEKGKVKHEPTYKFLSFNSGARTCLGKEVAFVQMKTVAAAMVYNFQVQVVEGAAAGEPKLSIILQMKGGLPVKLKRRTMN